In the genome of Taeniopygia guttata chromosome 26, bTaeGut7.mat, whole genome shotgun sequence, one region contains:
- the LOC121471145 gene encoding alpha-1,6-mannosyl-glycoprotein 4-beta-N-acetylglucosaminyltransferase-like isoform X3, whose product MRCSLKRSLMVLLAASFFLLLLFLQGGSRQEQDPLEVQLRGLAPNTILQLLQPEGAQHILRDTAELSALHNISYRLLAGSLAPQKKFLAVGMASVQRPRGFYLLATLQSLFSQSTEEELQEMVVVVHLADTDPGWNVRVAATIAQKFARHILLGRLLLIHAPPEFYPTLEGLKRNFNDAEERVRFRSKQNVDYAFLLAFAANLSSYYLMIEDDVWSSKSFLTAIRRALASQEGSNWATLEFSKLGYIGKLYHSSDLPRLAHFLLLFYQEMPCDWLLVHFRQLLTQKDVIRFKPSLFQHMGLYSSFQGTVNRLEDEDFQADALDLPDNPPASLYTSMSIFENYEPRKAYSSAQGYFWGKDPAAGSTFSIVFQQPARVSRVRVRTGSVERPGDFLHAGLLELGQRRHRSWDCSSYIPVGSFKKGTLEQRGLERVLPGPVECVRIRVTQDQSEWLIIQSIDIWTTAGT is encoded by the exons ATGCGATGCTCCCTGAAACGCTCCCTCATGGTTCTACTTGCTgcctccttcttcctccttctcctcttcctgcagGGAGGCAGCCGGCAGGAACAAGATCCCCTGGAG GTACAGCTCAGGGGCCTGGCTCCCAACAcaatcctgcagctgctgcagccggagggagcccagcacatcctCAGGGACACAGCTGAACTCTCTGCACTCCACAACATCTCCTACCGGCTCCTCGCTGGCTCCCTGGCTCCCCAAAAAA AATTCCTGGCAGTGGGAATGGCGTCTGTGCAGAGGCCGCGTGGTTTCTACCTCCTGGCCACGCTCCAGTCCCTCTTCAGCCAGTCCACagaagaggagctgcaggagatggtggtggtggtgcaCCTGGCTGACACCGATCCTGGCTGGAACGTACGCGTTGCCGCCACCATTGCCCAGAAGTTTGCTCGCCACATCCTCCTGGGCCGGCTTCTGCTCATCCACGCTCCCCCTGAGTTCTACCCCACCCTGGAAGGCCTGAAGAGGAACTTCAACGACGCAGAGGAGCGGGTGAGGTTTCGCTCCAAGCAGAACGTGGACTATGCCTTCCTGCTCGCTTTCGCCGCCAACCTCTCCTCCTACTACCTGATGATCGAGGACGACGTGTGGAGTTCCAAGTCCTTCCTGACGGCCATCCGCAGGGCACTGGCTTCCCAGGAGGGCTCCAACTGGGCCACCCTCGAATTCTCCAAGCTGGGCTACATCGGAAAGCTCTACCACTCCAGTGACCTTCCTCGCCTGGCtcacttcctcctcctcttctacCAGGAAATGCCCTGTGACTGGCTGCTGGTCCACTTCCGCCAGCTGCTCACCCAGAAGGATGTGATCCGCTTCAAGCCATCCCTCTTCCAGCACATGGGCCTCTACTCCTCCTTCCAGGGCACTGTCAACCGGCTGGAGGATGAGGATTTCCAGGCTGATGCCTTGGACCTCCCGGACAACCCGCCAGCATCCCTGTACACCAGCATGTCCATCTTTGAGAATTACGAGCCCCGCAAGGCCTACAGCTCGGCCCAGGGGTACTTCTGGGGCAAAGACCCAGCAGCTGGCAGTACTTTTTCCATCGTGTTCCAGCAGCCAGCCCGAGTCAGCCGTGTCCGGGTGCGCACGGGCTCCGTGGAGCGCCCAGGCGATTTCCTGCAcgcagggctgctggagctgggccagcgCCGGCACCGCAGCTGGGACTGCTCCTCCTACATCCCTGTGGGCTCCTTCAAGAAGGGGACCCTGGAGCAGCGGGGCCTGGAGAGGGTCCTGCCTGGGCCCGTGGAGTGCGTGAGGATCCGGGTGACCCAGGACCAGAGCGAGTGGCTCATCATCCAGAGCATTGACATCTGGACCACAGCAGGCACTTGA
- the TMEM9 gene encoding proton-transporting V-type ATPase complex assembly regulator TMEM9, with the protein MAEWAGGEGGPGACRAGPRSGWSEGQAPRMFAQSSRNCASPVLLLLLLGCVLCPPAQASKSSEDIRCKCICPPYRNISGHIYNKNVSQKDCNCLHVVEPMPVPGNDVEAYCLLCECKYEERSTTTIKVIIIIYLSVVGALLLYMAFLVLVDPLIRKPDPYTQPLHNEEDSEDTHSLATVPTLAGARANTVLERVEGAQQRWKRQVQEQRKTVFDRHKMLS; encoded by the exons ATGGCCGAATGGGCGGGCGGGGAGGGCGGGCCCGGGGCCTGCAgggcggggccgcgctcggGCTGGAGCGAGGGGCAG GCTCCCAGGATGTTTGCCCAGAGCTCCCGGAACTGTGCGAGccccgtgctgctgctgttgctgctgggctgtgtccTCTGTCCTCCAGCACAGGCCAGCAAG agctctgaggaCATTCGCTGCAAGTGCATCTGCCCCCCGTACCGCAACATCAGTGGGCACATCTACAACAAGAATGTGTCCCAGAAGGACTG caactgTCTGCACGTAGTGGAGCCCATGCCAGTGCCCGGGAATGACGTGGAGGCCTATTGCCTGCTCTGCGAGTGCAAGTACGAGGAGCgcagcaccaccaccatcaaG GTGATCATCATCATCTACCTGTCAGTGGTGGGGGCCCTGCTGCTCTACATGGCGTTCCTGGTGCTCGTGGACCCCCTGATCCGCAAGCCAGACCCCTACACCCAGCCCCTGCACAATGAGGAGGACAGCGAG GACACTCACTCCCTGGCCACAGTACCCACCCTGGCTGGCGCAAGGGCCAACACAGTGCTGGAGCGGGTGGAGGGGGCACAGCAGCGCTGGAAGAGGCaggtgcaggagcagaggaagacaGTGTTCGACCGGCACAAGATGCTGAGCtag